The proteins below are encoded in one region of Styela clava chromosome 4, kaStyClav1.hap1.2, whole genome shotgun sequence:
- the LOC120325978 gene encoding uncharacterized protein LOC120325978 isoform X3 yields MHDHHRQSYRRDREDHIRDAWPAVQHDRREFDKRSPRQSPSRYSSWRRNSRDRSPPRVQSPIPPHVSSRSPALPPGVPTKGRNLFYRSRSRSSSPRRRKSRSRSLSRGRSRYRSSRSPRRHSPPHHSGRRSSSYGSRKRFKHRSSSSSSSSSRSHSRSLSKSNTNRDFNPLHLKAEDNSEEENSNNAGYLHPVLNRGPKEEKRSYPLVASQPAATVVTNSSTNIASLAALSQAYGNSPPKQSYTQQDIDDEDRFLYGESLGYTAEEVKAIKPPVPTAVQEKKPEPVQVPNEPEIPTKMTPGGFDSNALKNVLKAIGFNFEMSAQQSQTAQSTHVPDLTTPTPDPQPLKPVQHRIEKPQQIQTIQGGQVARPRPAPQPVQTAQQYYQPYDPYNQAASIPYAPVVAPTIQPSINTSLGYPIHVQGPLNPDGSVLVYQPVSSAAQPPQALYQPHQQIVPSQTSGRVVLPPHRPDTPAKKTDDARQERLKYLKLELEKLKKQQNELLRKKRREKDGHKDPLIKKNNLLQAGVEEQIKEIRQAAEKAAGIASATESSEDEATQEDKEDKYDYFDPGNHLCKICDTVSADLAEFLTHLHSKSHRKSIDPYDRPWNDDDQPKKKKADDCVTKALKGSEFLIPVTGYFCTLCQTFSGDQICAEEHCKSYLHNTIYKKHCKKHHSYEKKFKKKKKAVIQAMENGNKNMKEKNINTQVKYVDKPAKAKDEQKHVLKESKPILKESKYSDRVERVLKYIENDGTAQDKGDKASHKKEKKHKDVKREHSQHRYEEPERQHHRDSERRSYDRSSFGDGDKEKPKSYRQEEKDEKRHYREDRKDERKLPRKYSDEFRERSADHTRHRKNRWSPGYDEYDRQQDDRYEVRHDKRRVESRRNHRSRSRSHENKWVEKSPQIIPKKEENENISKPVVTSSSSKIPTPGFGKFSWGSGSKAETVKQFDQVPVDNPVLPNEAHDHNRNGDLAGKGKIAIKITGKSQIYPPRLSVPTSVSKSDSIFQPESDKAIQDKKTAELQKKVEALKRENALRNHLSSITLPAGRSARQFQPKPNTAAVILGTRAISKTNNLPFGRNKDSAVIKDNTNEFIPVPPVTAPLFVPARFTRSMAKKDEPFPPSGCKFKPMIPREPTHEPPPPGMAEPPPPGEDVITMGDADDGANSDASGISMEIASDED; encoded by the exons ATGCATGATCATCATCGTCAGTCGTACAGAAGAGATCGGGAAGACCATATCAGAGATGCATGGCCTGCTGTGCAACATGACCGCCGTGAATTCGATAAAAGATCTCCGAGACAATCACCCAGCCGATATTCTTCTTGGCGAAGAAATTCAAGAGATCGATCACCACCGCGTGTCCAATCTCCAATCCCTCCACATGTTTCTTCTAGAAGTCCTGCATTGCCCCCTGGTGTGCCCACCAAAGGACGAAACCTTTTCTATCGCTCAAGATCTAGATCTTCCAGCCCTAGGAGACGTAAATCTCGGTCAAGGTCGTTATCACGAGGTCGTAGTCGTTACAGAAGTAGCAGATCACCGAGACGACATTCGCCACCACATCATTCAGGCAGACGATCATCAAGTTATGGATCAAGAAAGCGATTCAAACATAGATCATCTTCCTCATCAAGTTCAAGCTCTCGTAGTCATTCCAGAAGTTTATCGAAAAGTAATACAAACAGGGATTTCAATCCGCTTCACCTAAAGGCGGAAGACAATTCTGAGGAAGAAAACAGCAACAATGCGGGATATCTTCATCCTGTTCTGAATAGAGGTCCGAAAGAAGAGAAGCGCTCTTATCCACTTGTTGCCAGTCAACCCGCTGCCACCGTTGTAACCAATTCTTCAACTAACATTGCAAGCTTAGCCGCCTTGAGCCAAGCTTATGGAAATAGTCCTCCCAAGCAATCATATACCCAGCAAGATATTGATGACGAAGATAGGTTCCTTTACGGTGAATCACTGGGCTATACAGCGGAAGAAGTAAAAGCTATCAAGCCCCCTGTCCCTACTGCGGTGCAGGAAAAGAAACCTGAGCCTGTGCAAGTACCCAATGAACCAGAAATACCAACAAAAATGACTCCTGGTGGATTTGATTCAAACGCATTGAAAAACGTTTTAAAAGCTATTGGATTCAACTTCGAAATGTCAGCTCAGCAAAGTCAGACTGCCCAATCCACACATGTACCAGATTTAACAACTCCAACGCCAGATCCTCAACCTCTAAAGCCAGTTCAGCATAGAATTGAGAAACCACAACAAATTCAAACAATCCAAGGAGGTCAAGTGGCAAGACCAAGGCCAGCTCCTCAACCAGTTCAAACTGCTCAGCAATATTATCAACCATATGATCCGTACAATCAGGCAGCCAGCATTCCATATGCACCTGTTGTAGCACCAACTATACAACCTTCAATAAACACTAGTCTTGGATATCCAATACATGTCCAAGGTCCGCTTAATCCAGATGGAAGCGTTTTAGTTTATCAACCAGTGAGCAGTGCTGCTCAACCTCCACAAGCACTATATCAGCCACATCAGCAAATAGTTCCTTCTCAAACAAGCGGTCGTGTTGTTCTGCCACCCCATCGACCTGACACTCCAGCGAAAAAAACTGACGATGCTCGACAAGAAAGATTAAAATATCTTAaacttgagttagaaaagttAAAGAAACAACAAAATGAGTTATTGCGAAAAAAGCGACGAGAAAAAGATGGTCATAAAGATCCTCTCATCAAAAAGAACAATTTATTACAG GCTGGTGTAGAAGAACAGATAAAAGAAATACGCCAGGCAGCTGAAAAGGCTGCTGGTATCGCATCTGCTACAGAAAGTAGTGAGGATGAAGCAACG caGGAAGATAAAGAAGACAAATATGATTATTTTGACCCTGGAAACCATTTGTGCAAGATATGTGATACAGTTTCTGCAGATCTAGCGGAGTTTTTAACTCATCTTCACAGCAAATCTCATAGAAAG TCAATTGATCCATATGATAGACCATGGAATGATGACGATCAACCTAAAAAGAAGAAAGCTGATGACTGTGTTACCAAGGCTTTAAAAG GATCAGAATTCTTGATTCCGGTCACTGGATATTTCTGCACTTTATGTCAAACGTTTTCAGGAGATCAAATATGTGCTGAGGAGCATTGTAAAAGTTATTTGCACAACACAATATATAAG AAACATTGTAAAAAGCATCATTCATATGAAAAGAAGttcaaaaagaagaaaaaggcTGTGATACAGGCTATggaaaatggaaataaaaatatgaaggaaaaaaatatcaacactCAAGTCAAATATGTGGACAAGCCTGCAAAAGCGAAGGATGAACAGAAGCATGTGTTAAAAGAATCAAAACCGATATTGAAGGAATCAAAATACTCTGATCGAGTGGAGAGAGTTTTAAAATACATAGAAAATGATGGCACTGCACAGGATAAGGGAGATAAGGCTTcacacaaaaaagaaaagaagcATAAAGATGTAAAAAGGGAACACTCTCAGCACAGATATGAGGAGCCTGAAAGGCAACACCACCGTGATTCTGAAAGACGAAGCTATGACAGATCATCATTCGGAGATGGAGACAAGGAGAAACCTAAATCATATAGACAAGAGGAAAAGGATGAGAAAAGACATTATAGAGAGGATAGAAAAGATGAAAGGAAACTGCCTCGAAAATATTCAGATGAATTTCGTGAGAGATCAGCAGACCACACAAGACACAGAAAAAATCGCTGGTCTCCAGGTTATGATGAATATGACAGACAACAAGACGATAGATATGAAGTCAGACATGATAAACGTCGTGTTGAATCAAGACGTAACCATCGCTCGCGTAGTCGCAGTCATGAAAACAAATGGGTTGAAAAATCTCCACAGATTATTCCAAAGAAAGAAGAGAATGAAAATATCAGTAAGCCAGTTGTTACTTCATCCAGCTCTAAAATTCCAACACCCGGTTTTGGCAAGTTTTCATGGGGTTCTGGTTCAAAAGCAGAAACAGTCAAACAGTTTGATCAAGTGCCCGTGGATAATCCTGTTCTACCGAATGAAGCTCATGACCATAATAGGAATGGAGACCTCGCTGGAAAAGGCAAAATTGCCATCAAAATAACTGGAAAGAGTCAAATATATCCACCACGACTTTCTGTTCCTACAAGCGTTTCAAAATCAGACtcaatatttcaaccagagTCCGATAAAGCCATACAAGACAAAAAAACAGCAGAGCTGCAGAAAAAGGTCGAAGCGTTGAAGAGAGAAAATGCGCTTCGAAATCACTTATCATCTATAACTTTACCAGCTGGACGTAGTGCCAGGCAATTTCAACCTAAACCTAATACAGCAGCTGTTATCCTGGGTACTCGTGCAATTAGCAAAACTAACAACTTACCATTTGGTAGAAATAAAGATTCAGCTGTCATTAAGGACAATACAAACGAATTTATTCCGGTTCCTCCAGTCACTGCACCACTTTTTGTTCCCGCAAGATTTACAAGATCAATGGCAAAAAAAGATGAACCATTTCCACCCAGTGGATGCAAGTTCAAGCCTATGATTCCTCGTGAACCAACACACGAGCCACCTCCACCTGGAATGGCTGAACCTCCTCCTCCTGGAGAAGATGTAATTACAATGGGAGATGCAG ATGACGGAGCAAACTCAGATGCGAGTGGAATAAGTATGGAAATAGCCAGCGATGAGGACTAA
- the LOC120325978 gene encoding uncharacterized protein LOC120325978 isoform X1 — MDFGRRPVDDSLRITVENNDYYRRTHTSPSRDRFRHEEELRRREHHFSPMHDHHRQSYRRDREDHIRDAWPAVQHDRREFDKRSPRQSPSRYSSWRRNSRDRSPPRVQSPIPPHVSSRSPALPPGVPTKGRNLFYRSRSRSSSPRRRKSRSRSLSRGRSRYRSSRSPRRHSPPHHSGRRSSSYGSRKRFKHRSSSSSSSSSRSHSRSLSKSNTNRDFNPLHLKAEDNSEEENSNNAGYLHPVLNRGPKEEKRSYPLVASQPAATVVTNSSTNIASLAALSQAYGNSPPKQSYTQQDIDDEDRFLYGESLGYTAEEVKAIKPPVPTAVQEKKPEPVQVPNEPEIPTKMTPGGFDSNALKNVLKAIGFNFEMSAQQSQTAQSTHVPDLTTPTPDPQPLKPVQHRIEKPQQIQTIQGGQVARPRPAPQPVQTAQQYYQPYDPYNQAASIPYAPVVAPTIQPSINTSLGYPIHVQGPLNPDGSVLVYQPVSSAAQPPQALYQPHQQIVPSQTSGRVVLPPHRPDTPAKKTDDARQERLKYLKLELEKLKKQQNELLRKKRREKDGHKDPLIKKNNLLQAGVEEQIKEIRQAAEKAAGIASATESSEDEATQEDKEDKYDYFDPGNHLCKICDTVSADLAEFLTHLHSKSHRKSIDPYDRPWNDDDQPKKKKADDCVTKALKGSEFLIPVTGYFCTLCQTFSGDQICAEEHCKSYLHNTIYKKHCKKHHSYEKKFKKKKKAVIQAMENGNKNMKEKNINTQVKYVDKPAKAKDEQKHVLKESKPILKESKYSDRVERVLKYIENDGTAQDKGDKASHKKEKKHKDVKREHSQHRYEEPERQHHRDSERRSYDRSSFGDGDKEKPKSYRQEEKDEKRHYREDRKDERKLPRKYSDEFRERSADHTRHRKNRWSPGYDEYDRQQDDRYEVRHDKRRVESRRNHRSRSRSHENKWVEKSPQIIPKKEENENISKPVVTSSSSKIPTPGFGKFSWGSGSKAETVKQFDQVPVDNPVLPNEAHDHNRNGDLAGKGKIAIKITGKSQIYPPRLSVPTSVSKSDSIFQPESDKAIQDKKTAELQKKVEALKRENALRNHLSSITLPAGRSARQFQPKPNTAAVILGTRAISKTNNLPFGRNKDSAVIKDNTNEFIPVPPVTAPLFVPARFTRSMAKKDEPFPPSGCKFKPMIPREPTHEPPPPGMAEPPPPGEDVITMGDADDGANSDASGISMEIASDED; from the exons ATG GACTTTGGCAGGAGACCAGTGGACGACAGTTTGAGGAtaactgttgaaaacaatgatTATTATCGTCGGACTCATACTTCACCCTCTAGAGATCGGTTTAGACATGAAGAAGAACTTCG TCGAAGGGAGCATCATTTTTCACCAATGCATGATCATCATCGTCAGTCGTACAGAAGAGATCGGGAAGACCATATCAGAGATGCATGGCCTGCTGTGCAACATGACCGCCGTGAATTCGATAAAAGATCTCCGAGACAATCACCCAGCCGATATTCTTCTTGGCGAAGAAATTCAAGAGATCGATCACCACCGCGTGTCCAATCTCCAATCCCTCCACATGTTTCTTCTAGAAGTCCTGCATTGCCCCCTGGTGTGCCCACCAAAGGACGAAACCTTTTCTATCGCTCAAGATCTAGATCTTCCAGCCCTAGGAGACGTAAATCTCGGTCAAGGTCGTTATCACGAGGTCGTAGTCGTTACAGAAGTAGCAGATCACCGAGACGACATTCGCCACCACATCATTCAGGCAGACGATCATCAAGTTATGGATCAAGAAAGCGATTCAAACATAGATCATCTTCCTCATCAAGTTCAAGCTCTCGTAGTCATTCCAGAAGTTTATCGAAAAGTAATACAAACAGGGATTTCAATCCGCTTCACCTAAAGGCGGAAGACAATTCTGAGGAAGAAAACAGCAACAATGCGGGATATCTTCATCCTGTTCTGAATAGAGGTCCGAAAGAAGAGAAGCGCTCTTATCCACTTGTTGCCAGTCAACCCGCTGCCACCGTTGTAACCAATTCTTCAACTAACATTGCAAGCTTAGCCGCCTTGAGCCAAGCTTATGGAAATAGTCCTCCCAAGCAATCATATACCCAGCAAGATATTGATGACGAAGATAGGTTCCTTTACGGTGAATCACTGGGCTATACAGCGGAAGAAGTAAAAGCTATCAAGCCCCCTGTCCCTACTGCGGTGCAGGAAAAGAAACCTGAGCCTGTGCAAGTACCCAATGAACCAGAAATACCAACAAAAATGACTCCTGGTGGATTTGATTCAAACGCATTGAAAAACGTTTTAAAAGCTATTGGATTCAACTTCGAAATGTCAGCTCAGCAAAGTCAGACTGCCCAATCCACACATGTACCAGATTTAACAACTCCAACGCCAGATCCTCAACCTCTAAAGCCAGTTCAGCATAGAATTGAGAAACCACAACAAATTCAAACAATCCAAGGAGGTCAAGTGGCAAGACCAAGGCCAGCTCCTCAACCAGTTCAAACTGCTCAGCAATATTATCAACCATATGATCCGTACAATCAGGCAGCCAGCATTCCATATGCACCTGTTGTAGCACCAACTATACAACCTTCAATAAACACTAGTCTTGGATATCCAATACATGTCCAAGGTCCGCTTAATCCAGATGGAAGCGTTTTAGTTTATCAACCAGTGAGCAGTGCTGCTCAACCTCCACAAGCACTATATCAGCCACATCAGCAAATAGTTCCTTCTCAAACAAGCGGTCGTGTTGTTCTGCCACCCCATCGACCTGACACTCCAGCGAAAAAAACTGACGATGCTCGACAAGAAAGATTAAAATATCTTAaacttgagttagaaaagttAAAGAAACAACAAAATGAGTTATTGCGAAAAAAGCGACGAGAAAAAGATGGTCATAAAGATCCTCTCATCAAAAAGAACAATTTATTACAG GCTGGTGTAGAAGAACAGATAAAAGAAATACGCCAGGCAGCTGAAAAGGCTGCTGGTATCGCATCTGCTACAGAAAGTAGTGAGGATGAAGCAACG caGGAAGATAAAGAAGACAAATATGATTATTTTGACCCTGGAAACCATTTGTGCAAGATATGTGATACAGTTTCTGCAGATCTAGCGGAGTTTTTAACTCATCTTCACAGCAAATCTCATAGAAAG TCAATTGATCCATATGATAGACCATGGAATGATGACGATCAACCTAAAAAGAAGAAAGCTGATGACTGTGTTACCAAGGCTTTAAAAG GATCAGAATTCTTGATTCCGGTCACTGGATATTTCTGCACTTTATGTCAAACGTTTTCAGGAGATCAAATATGTGCTGAGGAGCATTGTAAAAGTTATTTGCACAACACAATATATAAG AAACATTGTAAAAAGCATCATTCATATGAAAAGAAGttcaaaaagaagaaaaaggcTGTGATACAGGCTATggaaaatggaaataaaaatatgaaggaaaaaaatatcaacactCAAGTCAAATATGTGGACAAGCCTGCAAAAGCGAAGGATGAACAGAAGCATGTGTTAAAAGAATCAAAACCGATATTGAAGGAATCAAAATACTCTGATCGAGTGGAGAGAGTTTTAAAATACATAGAAAATGATGGCACTGCACAGGATAAGGGAGATAAGGCTTcacacaaaaaagaaaagaagcATAAAGATGTAAAAAGGGAACACTCTCAGCACAGATATGAGGAGCCTGAAAGGCAACACCACCGTGATTCTGAAAGACGAAGCTATGACAGATCATCATTCGGAGATGGAGACAAGGAGAAACCTAAATCATATAGACAAGAGGAAAAGGATGAGAAAAGACATTATAGAGAGGATAGAAAAGATGAAAGGAAACTGCCTCGAAAATATTCAGATGAATTTCGTGAGAGATCAGCAGACCACACAAGACACAGAAAAAATCGCTGGTCTCCAGGTTATGATGAATATGACAGACAACAAGACGATAGATATGAAGTCAGACATGATAAACGTCGTGTTGAATCAAGACGTAACCATCGCTCGCGTAGTCGCAGTCATGAAAACAAATGGGTTGAAAAATCTCCACAGATTATTCCAAAGAAAGAAGAGAATGAAAATATCAGTAAGCCAGTTGTTACTTCATCCAGCTCTAAAATTCCAACACCCGGTTTTGGCAAGTTTTCATGGGGTTCTGGTTCAAAAGCAGAAACAGTCAAACAGTTTGATCAAGTGCCCGTGGATAATCCTGTTCTACCGAATGAAGCTCATGACCATAATAGGAATGGAGACCTCGCTGGAAAAGGCAAAATTGCCATCAAAATAACTGGAAAGAGTCAAATATATCCACCACGACTTTCTGTTCCTACAAGCGTTTCAAAATCAGACtcaatatttcaaccagagTCCGATAAAGCCATACAAGACAAAAAAACAGCAGAGCTGCAGAAAAAGGTCGAAGCGTTGAAGAGAGAAAATGCGCTTCGAAATCACTTATCATCTATAACTTTACCAGCTGGACGTAGTGCCAGGCAATTTCAACCTAAACCTAATACAGCAGCTGTTATCCTGGGTACTCGTGCAATTAGCAAAACTAACAACTTACCATTTGGTAGAAATAAAGATTCAGCTGTCATTAAGGACAATACAAACGAATTTATTCCGGTTCCTCCAGTCACTGCACCACTTTTTGTTCCCGCAAGATTTACAAGATCAATGGCAAAAAAAGATGAACCATTTCCACCCAGTGGATGCAAGTTCAAGCCTATGATTCCTCGTGAACCAACACACGAGCCACCTCCACCTGGAATGGCTGAACCTCCTCCTCCTGGAGAAGATGTAATTACAATGGGAGATGCAG ATGACGGAGCAAACTCAGATGCGAGTGGAATAAGTATGGAAATAGCCAGCGATGAGGACTAA
- the LOC120325978 gene encoding uncharacterized protein LOC120325978 isoform X2, with product MDFGRRPVDDSLRITVENNDYYRRTHTSPSRDRFRHEEELRRREHHFSPMHDHHRQSYRRDREDHIRDAWPAVQHDRREFDKRSPRQSPSRYSSWRRNSRDRSPPRVQSPIPPHVSSRSPALPPGVPTKGRNLFYRSRSRSSSPRRRKSRSRSLSRGRSRYRSSRSPRRHSPPHHSGRRSSSYGSRKRFKHRSSSSSSSSSRSHSRSLSKSNTNRDFNPLHLKAEDNSEEENSNNAGYLHPVLNRGPKEEKRSYPLVASQPAATVVTNSSTNIASLAALSQAYGNSPPKQSYTQQDIDDEDRFLYGESLGYTAEEVKAIKPPVPTAVQEKKPEPVQVPNEPEIPTKMTPGGFDSNALKNVLKAIGFNFEMSAQQSQTAQSTHVPDLTTPTPDPQPLKPVQHRIEKPQQIQTIQGGQVARPRPAPQPVQTAQQYYQPYDPYNQAASIPYAPVVAPTIQPSINTSLGYPIHVQGPLNPDGSVLVYQPVSSAAQPPQALYQPHQQIVPSQTSGRVVLPPHRPDTPAKKTDDARQERLKYLKLELEKLKKQQNELLRKKRREKDGHKDPLIKKNNLLQAGVEEQIKEIRQAAEKAAGIASATESSEDEATEDKEDKYDYFDPGNHLCKICDTVSADLAEFLTHLHSKSHRKSIDPYDRPWNDDDQPKKKKADDCVTKALKGSEFLIPVTGYFCTLCQTFSGDQICAEEHCKSYLHNTIYKKHCKKHHSYEKKFKKKKKAVIQAMENGNKNMKEKNINTQVKYVDKPAKAKDEQKHVLKESKPILKESKYSDRVERVLKYIENDGTAQDKGDKASHKKEKKHKDVKREHSQHRYEEPERQHHRDSERRSYDRSSFGDGDKEKPKSYRQEEKDEKRHYREDRKDERKLPRKYSDEFRERSADHTRHRKNRWSPGYDEYDRQQDDRYEVRHDKRRVESRRNHRSRSRSHENKWVEKSPQIIPKKEENENISKPVVTSSSSKIPTPGFGKFSWGSGSKAETVKQFDQVPVDNPVLPNEAHDHNRNGDLAGKGKIAIKITGKSQIYPPRLSVPTSVSKSDSIFQPESDKAIQDKKTAELQKKVEALKRENALRNHLSSITLPAGRSARQFQPKPNTAAVILGTRAISKTNNLPFGRNKDSAVIKDNTNEFIPVPPVTAPLFVPARFTRSMAKKDEPFPPSGCKFKPMIPREPTHEPPPPGMAEPPPPGEDVITMGDADDGANSDASGISMEIASDED from the exons ATG GACTTTGGCAGGAGACCAGTGGACGACAGTTTGAGGAtaactgttgaaaacaatgatTATTATCGTCGGACTCATACTTCACCCTCTAGAGATCGGTTTAGACATGAAGAAGAACTTCG TCGAAGGGAGCATCATTTTTCACCAATGCATGATCATCATCGTCAGTCGTACAGAAGAGATCGGGAAGACCATATCAGAGATGCATGGCCTGCTGTGCAACATGACCGCCGTGAATTCGATAAAAGATCTCCGAGACAATCACCCAGCCGATATTCTTCTTGGCGAAGAAATTCAAGAGATCGATCACCACCGCGTGTCCAATCTCCAATCCCTCCACATGTTTCTTCTAGAAGTCCTGCATTGCCCCCTGGTGTGCCCACCAAAGGACGAAACCTTTTCTATCGCTCAAGATCTAGATCTTCCAGCCCTAGGAGACGTAAATCTCGGTCAAGGTCGTTATCACGAGGTCGTAGTCGTTACAGAAGTAGCAGATCACCGAGACGACATTCGCCACCACATCATTCAGGCAGACGATCATCAAGTTATGGATCAAGAAAGCGATTCAAACATAGATCATCTTCCTCATCAAGTTCAAGCTCTCGTAGTCATTCCAGAAGTTTATCGAAAAGTAATACAAACAGGGATTTCAATCCGCTTCACCTAAAGGCGGAAGACAATTCTGAGGAAGAAAACAGCAACAATGCGGGATATCTTCATCCTGTTCTGAATAGAGGTCCGAAAGAAGAGAAGCGCTCTTATCCACTTGTTGCCAGTCAACCCGCTGCCACCGTTGTAACCAATTCTTCAACTAACATTGCAAGCTTAGCCGCCTTGAGCCAAGCTTATGGAAATAGTCCTCCCAAGCAATCATATACCCAGCAAGATATTGATGACGAAGATAGGTTCCTTTACGGTGAATCACTGGGCTATACAGCGGAAGAAGTAAAAGCTATCAAGCCCCCTGTCCCTACTGCGGTGCAGGAAAAGAAACCTGAGCCTGTGCAAGTACCCAATGAACCAGAAATACCAACAAAAATGACTCCTGGTGGATTTGATTCAAACGCATTGAAAAACGTTTTAAAAGCTATTGGATTCAACTTCGAAATGTCAGCTCAGCAAAGTCAGACTGCCCAATCCACACATGTACCAGATTTAACAACTCCAACGCCAGATCCTCAACCTCTAAAGCCAGTTCAGCATAGAATTGAGAAACCACAACAAATTCAAACAATCCAAGGAGGTCAAGTGGCAAGACCAAGGCCAGCTCCTCAACCAGTTCAAACTGCTCAGCAATATTATCAACCATATGATCCGTACAATCAGGCAGCCAGCATTCCATATGCACCTGTTGTAGCACCAACTATACAACCTTCAATAAACACTAGTCTTGGATATCCAATACATGTCCAAGGTCCGCTTAATCCAGATGGAAGCGTTTTAGTTTATCAACCAGTGAGCAGTGCTGCTCAACCTCCACAAGCACTATATCAGCCACATCAGCAAATAGTTCCTTCTCAAACAAGCGGTCGTGTTGTTCTGCCACCCCATCGACCTGACACTCCAGCGAAAAAAACTGACGATGCTCGACAAGAAAGATTAAAATATCTTAaacttgagttagaaaagttAAAGAAACAACAAAATGAGTTATTGCGAAAAAAGCGACGAGAAAAAGATGGTCATAAAGATCCTCTCATCAAAAAGAACAATTTATTACAG GCTGGTGTAGAAGAACAGATAAAAGAAATACGCCAGGCAGCTGAAAAGGCTGCTGGTATCGCATCTGCTACAGAAAGTAGTGAGGATGAAGCAACG GAAGATAAAGAAGACAAATATGATTATTTTGACCCTGGAAACCATTTGTGCAAGATATGTGATACAGTTTCTGCAGATCTAGCGGAGTTTTTAACTCATCTTCACAGCAAATCTCATAGAAAG TCAATTGATCCATATGATAGACCATGGAATGATGACGATCAACCTAAAAAGAAGAAAGCTGATGACTGTGTTACCAAGGCTTTAAAAG GATCAGAATTCTTGATTCCGGTCACTGGATATTTCTGCACTTTATGTCAAACGTTTTCAGGAGATCAAATATGTGCTGAGGAGCATTGTAAAAGTTATTTGCACAACACAATATATAAG AAACATTGTAAAAAGCATCATTCATATGAAAAGAAGttcaaaaagaagaaaaaggcTGTGATACAGGCTATggaaaatggaaataaaaatatgaaggaaaaaaatatcaacactCAAGTCAAATATGTGGACAAGCCTGCAAAAGCGAAGGATGAACAGAAGCATGTGTTAAAAGAATCAAAACCGATATTGAAGGAATCAAAATACTCTGATCGAGTGGAGAGAGTTTTAAAATACATAGAAAATGATGGCACTGCACAGGATAAGGGAGATAAGGCTTcacacaaaaaagaaaagaagcATAAAGATGTAAAAAGGGAACACTCTCAGCACAGATATGAGGAGCCTGAAAGGCAACACCACCGTGATTCTGAAAGACGAAGCTATGACAGATCATCATTCGGAGATGGAGACAAGGAGAAACCTAAATCATATAGACAAGAGGAAAAGGATGAGAAAAGACATTATAGAGAGGATAGAAAAGATGAAAGGAAACTGCCTCGAAAATATTCAGATGAATTTCGTGAGAGATCAGCAGACCACACAAGACACAGAAAAAATCGCTGGTCTCCAGGTTATGATGAATATGACAGACAACAAGACGATAGATATGAAGTCAGACATGATAAACGTCGTGTTGAATCAAGACGTAACCATCGCTCGCGTAGTCGCAGTCATGAAAACAAATGGGTTGAAAAATCTCCACAGATTATTCCAAAGAAAGAAGAGAATGAAAATATCAGTAAGCCAGTTGTTACTTCATCCAGCTCTAAAATTCCAACACCCGGTTTTGGCAAGTTTTCATGGGGTTCTGGTTCAAAAGCAGAAACAGTCAAACAGTTTGATCAAGTGCCCGTGGATAATCCTGTTCTACCGAATGAAGCTCATGACCATAATAGGAATGGAGACCTCGCTGGAAAAGGCAAAATTGCCATCAAAATAACTGGAAAGAGTCAAATATATCCACCACGACTTTCTGTTCCTACAAGCGTTTCAAAATCAGACtcaatatttcaaccagagTCCGATAAAGCCATACAAGACAAAAAAACAGCAGAGCTGCAGAAAAAGGTCGAAGCGTTGAAGAGAGAAAATGCGCTTCGAAATCACTTATCATCTATAACTTTACCAGCTGGACGTAGTGCCAGGCAATTTCAACCTAAACCTAATACAGCAGCTGTTATCCTGGGTACTCGTGCAATTAGCAAAACTAACAACTTACCATTTGGTAGAAATAAAGATTCAGCTGTCATTAAGGACAATACAAACGAATTTATTCCGGTTCCTCCAGTCACTGCACCACTTTTTGTTCCCGCAAGATTTACAAGATCAATGGCAAAAAAAGATGAACCATTTCCACCCAGTGGATGCAAGTTCAAGCCTATGATTCCTCGTGAACCAACACACGAGCCACCTCCACCTGGAATGGCTGAACCTCCTCCTCCTGGAGAAGATGTAATTACAATGGGAGATGCAG ATGACGGAGCAAACTCAGATGCGAGTGGAATAAGTATGGAAATAGCCAGCGATGAGGACTAA